The nucleotide window attaggtttaaaattttgaaattgtattATCTTTTTTCTACAGGCTGCTTTGCAGCATTTGAACCCAGCAAATGAAGTGAAGATAACAACGTCCAGTCGGACTGATGCAGGGGTGCATGCTCTGTccaatactgtacatgttgatCTTCAGCACAGGTAAGCGTGAAATATTTAGGCTAAAAATCCCTTTGAAAGTAAATGTAGgaacataaaatatatgtggCATAATTGACAATGTGCATGatcattaatgtacatgtaagtctgcaGTGCAAAAGaactattttcacatttttttagctcttttaagatttttttttttctttcttggttTGTGAGACTCTTTCCATTTGCttaaggaaattttttttttaatttttagagAACCAAAGACAGAGTTCAGCCCCTTGTTAGTAACAGCAGTTGTCAATCAGAGATTGTTCCAAGATGACAATGATATAAGGTAGGCTTATGGTAAGCATAATGTCAGGTTGGCTTAAGTCTGGAAACAAGCATGGTGTCAGGTAGGCTTGAGACGCTAAACAAACATTATGTCAGGTAGACCTGAGTCTCGAAACAAAGATGCATTATGTCAGATAGGTCTGAGTCACTAAACATGCATTATGTCAGATAGGTTTGAATCAGTAAACATGCATTATGTCAGATAGGTCTGAGTCACTAAACATGCATTATGTCAGATAGGTTTGAGTCACTAAACATGCATAATGTCAGATAGGTTTGAGTCACAAAACATTCATTATTTCAGATAGGTTTGAGTCACTAAACATGCATTGTGTCAGATAGGTTTGAGTCACTGAACATGCATTATGTAAGATAGGTTTGACTTACTAAACATGCATTATGTCAGATAGGTTTGAGTCATAAACATGCATTGTATCAGATAGGTTTGAGTCACTAAACATGCATTGTGTCAGATAGGTTTGAGTCACTGAACATGCATTATGTAAGATAGGTTTGACTTACTAAACATGCATTATGTCAGATAGGTTTGAGTCATAAACATGCATTGTATCAGATAGGTTTGAGTCACTGAACATGCATTATGTCAGATAGGTTTGAGTCACTAAACATGCATTATGTCAGATAGGTTTGAGTTACTAAACATGCATTATGTCAGGTAGGCTTAAGTCAGGAAATAAGCATGATGTCagaagaatgaatgactgattatggcttaatgccacctCGGCAATATGTTAGCCATGGCTTCAGTCAGAATACAAGCATGACATAAGTTAGGCTTGAGTCACAAGACAAGCATGACACTAGGTATGCTTGAGTCACAAGACAAGCATGACACTAGGTAGGCTTGAGTCACAAGACAAGCATGACACTAGGTAGGCTTGAGTCACAAGGCAAGTTTGACATCAACTGGGCTTCCCATGTCTTCTCCATGTAGAAGTACCCTTaccttatttctttttttcgcaTGTGTACCAATTGTCCCAGCATCATGTGTGATTAAGTCAAAGACATTTCCTGTGCCAATTTTGTTGCTTCTCTCATGTAATGCGATGTAACCAATGAATTTGCAGAATATTACAGACACGGCTTGTACGTCCTAGTTTCCATGGGCGATTTCACGCACTGGCAAGGCACTACATGTATCGCTTCTGTCTCTTGAGGAACCCTGTGGAAATCCATTGGGCCACCCCGCATTCAGCATTTGAGAATAATCGTAGCATCGTTGTTGTGTAAGTTTCTCTTAATGTTCAAAGTATTTATCACTGTTTGCTCAAATGTGTAAGTTAAGATTTAGACCAGCTATTTACATGCACTTTCATCGACTTCTCATGGCCCTTGATCTCCTCTCATGCAGTTGACCTTTAGCCACTGAGGTCAGATATCGTACAAAGAATGTTGACCTCCACCCAAAAAACCTGAAAGCTGgggattttgaaatattctctgAAACGGCATTTAACCTCATTCAGCtccaaaaaagaaattttatattcttttgaataatgaataaaataataaataggaATGATATGCAAAAGCATCATGACTGATTCCCATAAGCATTTTGCAAACTTTATgactgatatatacatgtatgatcactTTTCAGATCTTCATGGTGGACATCAGTAAGCATTTTGCAAAGTGTCATGGCTGATATCCATGATCACTTCGCAAATCTTCCTGACtcatatacataaacactttgcaaagtTTCCAGACTCATATACATAAGCACTTTGCAAAGCTTCATGAccgatatctacatgtataagcattcTGCAGAGCTATCTGACTGATATCCAAAAGCACTTTGGAGAGCATCAGGACTGATATCCATAAGCCATTTTCATAGCATAACTGATATCCATAAGCACTTTGCAAAGCATCTTGACTGATATCTATAATCACTTCACAAAGCTTCATGACTCGTATACATCAGCATTATTCAAAGCCTcttggccgtacatgggaaggtctgccagcaacctgtggatgcttATGGGTTTGAAGTGCTCCTGGGTATCAGTCAATAAGCGTGttatgcggtactcaagaatatttcactaatcaaagaaatataaaaataaaagcttaTTAATTGATAACacaaattgattgatttacaaAAATCTTGTCTCTTTCCAGAGATCCATTAGATGTGAATCGTCTCCACGAGGCTGCCAAGATTTTCTCTGGGACACACGACTTCAGTGCATACACAAACCCTCGAGTATTACGAGCCAGTCACATCAATCCAGTGAAAACGGTGAATGTCGGGGTGAAGAGGGGTGAAGTGATACTTCAACAGTACCAGGGGTGTCTTGGTCAGGGTGTAGATCtgtgggaaatacatgtatccagcaGATCCTTCCTCTACAAACAGGTacgtactgtaattcttcaaccttttcgcatgtttgtcaagtgtttattcaagcatattctgaaggcattattctgtgtagcaAGGTAAAATTACACTTCTTGTGACGTCCTGAAATTGGCCTATCCaaatcaatgtagttttttcCCAAAATCATCtttaaaatgtgtgtaaattggacttaaagttgctctttcatattcgaaagtaatacacatgtaagtatgtatagTACATTTGTACTCTTCAATAATGTCAGATAGTGATGTGTGCTTGAACAGATTGACTCACTGAATCTTAAAAACCTCATTTGCAgccaagtgaaatgttcataaATGCCAGTACATGTCGATTGCCACCAGCACAGTTTTAAGAGGCTTTAACGTTTTGcactatatacctgtatgtacatcctttttctgagaaaaaaagCAGCTTACCCCCAGCACTGTTTTAACAAGCCTTAACATTCTGCGCTCTCTATGTCGCCCTCCTTTGCCGAGAGTGTAGACATATTGGGCATACGCAGAAGCCAGCTGGAACCAGGATGATAATGGTTGTTTCCTTGCATTAGTGTTAAGAACTGGCAGTACATATGAACACAAGGCttacatttacaaaaataacCATTCCTTTatgaacaggtacatgtgtgaagTTTTTCCCCTAttatataaatttgtatgtacttgtatttgaAGAATTCCTGATTCCTCATTGAGTAATTTTCCTTTTGTGTTCAGCAGAGAATAATTGTCATACTGAGCAAAATATCGGTAAAATAACCTCAAAGCAAAGGTTTCTGTTGAAATCTGTCCTAGGAGAAAGCCTCttcacttaacattttttttttttttttgaagcttTCCGAAGTCAACTGTGTCAGATTCATTGTGGTTGGAGTACTAGTAACTCTGTTGCACCTCTTATTTGTCACAGGTGAGAAGAATGGTTGGGGCCATGCTCCAGTATGCCCAGGGTAATATTGACAGAGATTTCCTGCTCTCTACATTAAACCAGCCATCTggtaaaatgtgcaattttctCCATCGCAAATCTGCGCCAGCGTATGGCCTTTACCTCAAGAGTGTGGAATACAATCCTTCAGGTAACTATTTGGAATCTGCTGATGAAGGATACAGGActgcactgaattacctcccttaagTACACTGTCCCATTAAAAAGGTGGGTTTTCTGGGGGTAAGTTGTGCTAAGGTGGGACCTCAGAGAATGGCTAATGACAAGTTTCGGAGATAAAGCGGCATAAGATATTTGAAGACCTAGCTCTAAGACAGATTTTAAgtttgtaaacttatttggaaagcccaggataaacattatatattttttaatccattcttagatgattttaaaattctggCCTTTGTTAAATACAATAAACAGGATCTGCGAACTGTTAAGCTGAgaaacatttacttcatttaagatCTCCCGACATTTCTGCGAGTCTTAAAGGCTGATATGTTTTGTAACATCCTGTTCCTTAgaaaatgtttgtcattgttgTGGCGTAACCTACATGCTGCATGCTCTAATAGACGAGGTCCCACTTCTTGTAGTTTCATGCCTCATAACCAATCTCGTGTTTTTTCATAGTAGCTGTCgtgtaacaagggagataattcagagcaggcctattgaCATTCAAGCAACAGTGACACATCCAGGTATCAGTGACATAGAAATAGGGGAAAAACATCCAGTTGCAAAGTATAAAATAGGATGAAACATCCATGACAAATGGACACATTGTAAggcagggtacatgtacatttaaggcaggctacatgtacattttaaggcaggccacatgtacattgtgaggcaggctaaatgtacatggtgaggcagattacatgtacactgtaagacaggctacatgtacattgtgaggcaggctacatgtacattgtgaggcaggctacatgtacatggtgaggcaggctacatgtatattgtgaggcaggctacatgtacattgtaaggCAGGCTACAGGCAACATGTACGTTGTGAggcagactacatgtacattgtgaggcagactacatgtacattgtgaggcagactacatgtacactgtaagacaggctacatgtacattgtgaggcaggctacatgtacattgtgaggcaggctacatgtacatggtgaggcaggctacatgtatattgtgaggcaggctacatgtacattgtgtggcagactacatgtacattgtgaggcaggctacatgtacattgtaaggCAGGCTACAggcaacatgtacattgtgaggcagactacatgtacattgtgaggcaggctacatgtacattgtgaggCAGGCTACGTGTACATTGTGaggcaggctacatgtacattgtgaggCAGGCTACGTGTATATTGTGAggcaggttacatgtacattgtgaggcaggttacatgtacattgtgaggCAAGCTACATGACATTTAATTCAGAGAGATTTTTACCTTTGTATTTTCCAGATCTGGAGTATCAGCTGCCAGCAGACTGCCGTTTTGATGAGGATATATCTGGACTGCGTGCTCACATAGGGCCCAAGAGGCGAGGGGATCAAGAGGTGCGGTCAAAGTCCATATTAGCAGAAACATACGCTACTCCCTGTGTGGAGTTTGATAAGAGTGGACACACATGTGAAACTAGTGCCAAGAACAGTTATGATGACAACAatggacatacatgtgaaaCTAGTGCCAAGAACAGTCAAGATGACAACAATGGACACACATGTGAAACTAGTGCCAAGAACAGTCACGATGACAACAATGGACACACTTGTGAAACTAGTGCCAAGAACAGTCATGATGACAACAGTAGACACAGATGTGAAACGAGTGCCAACAACGGTCATGATGACAACAATGGACACAGAGGTGAAGCTAGTGCTAATACCACTCATGATGACAAAAAGGGACATACATGTGAAGTTAGTGCCAACAACGGTCATGATGACAACAGTGGACACAGAGGTGAAGCTAGTGCTAATACCACTCATGATGACAAAAAGGGACATACATGTGAAGTTAGTGGAAAGAACAGTCATGATAATCTGAACAATGGAAGAGGACAACAGATttcaacacaaatgaaataatattatcATCAGGAAATCATccaaataaaatgttgtttgtatttttaaatagAGCAAGAACTATTGTACTATTTATGTaatagtatataatatatatatctaaGAGTGAAACCTGAATTGGTTTGGTGTTTTGTAATTATGCCCACAGCCCCAGTTAAAACATTGGGAAGAGAGACACATAATGTAACAGTTCCACCAGTATTTGTATGTGTGCACACGAATCTTGTCCAGGTCATATATGACTCCCCATTCACACAAACAAAGTTAAGCGCCTTTAAGTCTGaaagtggctttgagccagtttgacgtcGCTCGTGTGAACGCAAAGCAgggggcatttaatccagtttaTTTGCCCCTGCTGGCGACGTGGCTTTAATCCAGTTTCAGGACTTGAGTAGGCTTATTAGTAGTGTGAACAGTACTGGATTAAATGCCCCGGATACCTGGAGGCGGGGATGAAGTTACAATTACTAAACCGGTACCAGAATGTGTGGGGGACCAGAAGTGGGGGACCAGAAGTGTGCCGAGGGCGCACTCTGCCAAGCCCATGCCGTCAATCACGACAGCACAACGCCAGTAAGTGTGCCTACGGCGCTCTTTGTCTAGTCTGCTCCGTGAAATACGCTGCCAAGGGGTGTGCAGACAGGGCACTGACAAGAGCATAACACCAGAAAGTTTACAGAAGCACTAGCTATGTTTTAAACCGCCCGCACGGACAATGCAACAGTTCCAGTTGTTAAATCcaaactttaaataaaatagaaaaaagaaaacggtCATCAAACAATTTTAATGTAAGAATTTTGTTAAATTAGTTTTAAGCTTTcaaatgtctgtatgtatgtatgtatgcttgggatttaatgtcgtaAAACATTCAATGTATTGAACATTGTAAGGGTAGTGGCAAGTTGTGACAATAAACTTCCGTGTTAGTCCAAATGACGTCTCAAGGAATTCTCCTGTTTCTAATTAGCTGGATCCGTGGACAATAAACTGCGGGTGGAGCAAACGGTTTCCCCTGTTGTGTTGggagttgttgttgtctgtCACTTCATTATAGTCACAGGCAATTCAGATTTGTTTGGCTTGGATTCTGGCTCATATTAGCATAGAGGGAAACGAGAACACAGACAAGACTGCTAATCAAGCACTGATATTCAATGACATTTCAGGTTCATACTCGTTGTCTTGCAAGGAGGTGTTCATTGAAGCCATGCCCTACTTTGAGTCACTCtggcaagttgaatggaacacGAGTAATAACGATCGTTTCTTCTTTCAGTATCAGTCATCTGTTTTAGCTCCACGACGatatgatgttttgtttttttagattgATGTCGGGTGTTTTACTGTTAATATGCCACCTTTTCAGAATTAATAAACATCCTACTGGACGATGTGATGTCTGTGATGTGGATGAAATTCATGATGCCCTCGGTATCACGCTGCTAGGACtcaaatgtatataaaacaatCATTTAGGCCATTTTTCTGCTCAGTTTAAAAGCTATACTCTGTCCTCGACAGAGCAAAGGTAAGGTGTTTAATGAGGTTGCCAAATTCTAAGTGAATTCGAGAAGGTTTTGATTTTCTTAGAAGTTTGTACTTTTAGGTTAACAGCTTCATGGATATGAAGTGGTTTGTTTTGATGTATTACAGTGTAGCGTGCATCATCGCTGTTTGAACTTGGAAAACGCCAAATATTCAAATTCACTCACAACTCTGGATGGACATGCAGTCAGTACACGAAACGCATACACACATGGAATGTAAAACACTTAGCATTTAGAGAACGTGCTGCTGCAAAAATATGCCACGTGGGAGTTTATGGTAGCAACAGGTCACCATagaatcaaatattttaaacctTTGTAATTGACGGgaaaatactgtaaaaaaagaaaataataaactaCTTTCTTTAACAGATTTTGATGGCCTTTCTTTTGATGTAAACTTCCTGATTACATATATTGGTCTTATCCACCTTACTGAAGAGCAGCACTCTCCATGTATAGACTGGAAAAAAGATGACAACGGTGTTTTCTctcaatattttatattttcagcttGGGGATTTCAACAACATAACATAGTTTGACATTTAACGCAGAAAGTCATGTAAAATTGAATTGAAAACTTTCGAAAATCAGTAATTACATCCTCCTCAATCCGACAAGATGTTGGAACAGCTAACCAGCATTTTGATAACTTCCAATTACTCATGCATTCTGTGTAGGCCACATTTGTCTTGTAGTGCAGTACAAACGTGCATGTTCAATACCAAAttaaatacagttttgaaaCTTTGTACAGGGTTATTAACCCGGCAAATGAGAGAATGAAATCAGAAGTGACGGTTGAATTAAGATCGCTGCTGTGTCGTTAATTGAATCTGGCCACTATGTAAAATACAGAAGCTACAAGTATACTAAATACGTTATTACCAACGGTGAGCTACAAGTACACGTAAATGTGTACATAgcttaatatgtacacataggTATATACTTGTCCATTTAACACGACATGAAACGTTTATCGGTTTTAAACTTGAGTTCAGGAATTGTAGGCCTTCTCGTGACCGCATACACGCAGCCTGGTACTTAAATCACATATTATTGTTCACATTAGACATGTTGAATTTTGTTAAGCACTGAAAACTATAATTAGGTCAAAATAATAGTAACATGATGGCGAAACAGTGAAGCAATGGCTTGTATTGCAGATATTATGCTGGGTATTGCGAGTGTCAAACTTAACAACTTGTAGCTATTGACAAACTTCAGGGGACAGCGCTATCAAACATCTATGGCGTCCTGGAACCATCAGGTCGCACGAGATTCTTcgataaagaaaataaataactccAATATTTTAGACGTATTAACAATTGAACGTATCAATTCAAAATGTCATGGATTGTCTCCCGTAAACTTCATTTTACACCATCCAGGATTCTCATCTTTTGTGTCTCTTTTGTAAAATGAACACAAGTGTGCAGTTTTCAGCCCCGTTGTAATATGGCTTTGGGGAAAAGTCACTGCTTGATGCCGTAAAGCTACGTCCATACAACAGGTGGCATGTCAATCACTGCGGCTGTCCATAAGCTCTCTGGATGGACACACCCTGTGCGTTTAGGTATTGGGTACGATTCTGGCGCTTCCGGTCAAATATCGAGGACGGTCTGGGACCTGCCACAAAAAATATCATCATATGCAATTACGCCACAAATATAACCGGTATGTAGCAAACTAAATACATTTAGTGCATTGATTCATTGGTTTTTAACGCAGTGCTggagagtatttcacttatacacttaTCAATGGTATATGTACGTACGATTTAACCATTGGCCTGTGGCAATTAACTTATGAACTTGCCAACGTGATGATCAGATAATATTTTCACGTCGGAAGCAGTTTTAAATTCCAGACCTCACTCCGCTTCCCGGCTTCCTCttatcataatgctgtccgccgtgatataagtgaaatattcttgagtacggcgtaaaacaccaatgaaataaaactgataaatCATTCCGCTTATGTTTGGTCATGCGCGTGAGAAACAACTTCATTCCAAAGCTGCATTGTCCATGGTGCTTTCATACAGACCACAGCACCCGTTTGCAAAATCAACTGGCATTTCAAGAAAGACTAACGGTGGTTATCCTTTCGTTTCTACTCCATTTCAGGTCCAATCCATAATATGCATTTTTCTCTTTTGTGACGCTGCAATAGATGTACACTCCGTCATAAACTGCAAACTGAAGCAAAATAGAAATATCACAAGGATGAACACTCTCCAGATTAAAAGCAAAGCCTACCTTTGTCTCCCTCAGATTGGCCTAACTCGTCCTTCAGAACCGTGAACGTCTTGGACTCAACCGGCCTGAATTCTGCTCCCTCCTCGTTCATGTGGATTGTACTTTCTTCAATGACCTCCACATTGCCAGGGGGAGGCAACTTCGCCGAAGCTGTCCTTACGTCTACCGCATCTCTGTCAACAATTCGATTAATTATAATTTTCGTTtagttttgtgttcatttagcaacctgcggatggtcgtgggtttccaccgggctatgcccagtttcctcccaccaggcaatgctcggtttcctcccaccataatgctggccgccgttgtataagtgaaatattcttgagtacggtgtaaaacaccaatcaaataaataaataaataccacgtTGCCACTTTACTTGATGAGTACTCTCCTATAGCTTGTAATATAAAATCATGCTGTAGAAAGTGTTTTTTATCGTATTGTTTCTCATGACGTAAATCATCAAcgaaataactaaataaataaatcaatcaaaataaaggcctatacatgtacaacatacaaagAGGATGTGGATGAGTTAAGAATGAAGCAAACCTACCTTTGAACTGTAATGAGAAACTCGTTGCCAGCCCTGTTCATTTCGCCTTTCGCCGCATCGTGGGTATACCCCATCACACTCGTCTCGGCGATTTTGATCACAGCGTCCCCGGGCCTCAGTCCTGCTCCCTCCGCCCTGCCTTTAGGGGATACCTGTCAATGTGGCGCAGTGAGTCTCGGGATTCATCAATGACATCATCGGGAGGAGGGGGTGGGGATATGTGCATTGGCAAGTTATTTAAAAAGGTTAAATATAttgattaattgactgattgTCTTGTCTACTCTTCACATGGTGTTGTCCTTATTTAGGCTATGCTCACACAAATACGATATAGGGGCCTACAGATGGCTAAATGAGTCAGTTGTCTGACTgcagaaacaaaacatgtacatgcacagaagCTGTTTAATTAACTGATTGTTTGCCAGCATATTTTTATCGCCACAATATCACCGACGAACGCGCATGAGCTAAATGGTTGATTTTTATAAATTCTGTTTACGCCGTAGcctactcaatatttcacttatgcgacggcggccagcagaatggtgggaggaaactggacagaatctatgcgtcgaaacagacattcgtataccagccaacCAGTAAGggcgttccgggtcaataatcacaaggccaattcccaaaactacttttaacacaaactaccaaggaactaagaaagtacgaaATACGACGGcatcatacaaagagaaacagtcaacagtttccagtgcTGTGGGATAGACGCAAGGTGAGAGGCTCCGTTGTCCTGCTAGATTTGAATATCCGACTCCGGTAGTTATCTCATAATGTCTGACTTGTCacaatataaaaatgttaaactgattAATGTAACATACTCAAAAAGCCAGAAAAGCAGAagtacacatgatgtatgtgTGGTGGAATGTGCAAAATAGACGTTGTA belongs to Liolophura sinensis isolate JHLJ2023 chromosome 9, CUHK_Ljap_v2, whole genome shotgun sequence and includes:
- the LOC135475512 gene encoding tRNA pseudouridine synthase-like 1 → MYTIQTVIMGRYLLYFSYIGTMYRGLQMQVESGKLKNIPTILGALNAALQHLNPANEVKITTSSRTDAGVHALSNTVHVDLQHREPKTEFSPLLVTAVVNQRLFQDDNDIRILQTRLVRPSFHGRFHALARHYMYRFCLLRNPVEIHWATPHSAFENNRSIVVVDPLDVNRLHEAAKIFSGTHDFSAYTNPRVLRASHINPVKTVNVGVKRGEVILQQYQGCLGQGVDLWEIHVSSRSFLYKQVRRMVGAMLQYAQGNIDRDFLLSTLNQPSGKMCNFLHRKSAPAYGLYLKSVEYNPSDLEYQLPADCRFDEDISGLRAHIGPKRRGDQEVRSKSILAETYATPCVEFDKSGHTCETSAKNSYDDNNGHTCETSAKNSQDDNNGHTCETSAKNSHDDNNGHTCETSAKNSHDDNSRHRCETSANNGHDDNNGHRGEASANTTHDDKKGHTCEVSGKNSHDNLNNGRGQQISTQMK
- the LOC135475451 gene encoding uncharacterized protein LOC135475451 isoform X2, with the translated sequence MGKVSPKGRAEGAGLRPGDAVIKIAETSVMGYTHDAAKGEMNRAGNEFLITVQRDAVDVRTASAKLPPPGNVEVIEESTIHMNEEGAEFRPVESKTFTVLKDELGQSEGDKGPRPSSIFDRKRQNRTQYLNAQGVSIQRAYGQPQ
- the LOC135475451 gene encoding PDZ and LIM domain protein Zasp-like isoform X1; translation: MSDSGQLVQLRLSRFDSSQPWGFKMQGGSDQGLPLYIAQVSPKGRAEGAGLRPGDAVIKIAETSVMGYTHDAAKGEMNRAGNEFLITVQRDAVDVRTASAKLPPPGNVEVIEESTIHMNEEGAEFRPVESKTFTVLKDELGQSEGDKGPRPSSIFDRKRQNRTQYLNAQGVSIQRAYGQPQ